GAAGAAATCTGAAATGTGGATCAAAAATCTTAAGAAAGATCCATATCTACAAGAAGCAATGAACATCGTTTCCGATATGGGAGCTAAATCATAAAAACAAAAAACCGCTGATGAAAATCAGCGGTTTTTTATTAAGCTATTAACTATGTAAAAAATAATTAATAGTTTCCATATTTGGAAACTTATTTGTATATTTGATAAAAACATAAATGAAATATTTTGAAACAATATTTTTAGAAGATGTTGTAGATTTCTTATCTAGTTTGGATAAAAAGTCAGCTGCTAAGATAATTTATAATATTGACCTGGCTGGACAGACTAATGATCCAAGACTCTTCAAAAAACTAAGTGGAGAAATATGGGAATTCAGAACAAGATATTTAGATAAACAGTATA
The Chryseobacterium sp. W4I1 DNA segment above includes these coding regions:
- a CDS encoding type II toxin-antitoxin system RelE/ParE family toxin, which encodes MKYFETIFLEDVVDFLSSLDKKSAAKIIYNIDLAGQTNDPRLFKKLSGEIWEFRTRYLDKQYRLLAFWDKRDNENTLVIGTHGFIKKDSKVPKKEIKKAEKIRENYFK